The Haloferax sp. Atlit-12N genome window below encodes:
- a CDS encoding LSM domain-containing protein, whose translation MSGRPLDVLEASLDEPVTVLLKDGNAYFGVLAGYDQHMNVVLEEALDEDTVPGDIELEQVQDTTIIRGDNVVTIKA comes from the coding sequence ATGAGCGGCCGACCCCTCGACGTCCTCGAAGCGTCACTCGACGAGCCGGTGACGGTTCTCCTCAAGGACGGAAACGCGTACTTCGGCGTCCTCGCTGGTTACGACCAGCACATGAACGTCGTACTCGAAGAAGCGCTGGACGAAGACACCGTGCCCGGGGATATCGAACTCGAGCAAGTCCAAGACACAACCATTATACGCGGCGATAACGTCGTCACCATCAAAGCATGA
- a CDS encoding 50S ribosomal protein L37e: MTGAGTPSQGKKNKTTHVKCRRCGEKSYHVKKKVCSSCGFGKSKKRRSYAWQSKSGDN, from the coding sequence ATGACGGGTGCAGGAACCCCCAGCCAAGGAAAGAAGAACAAGACGACGCACGTCAAGTGCCGTCGCTGCGGCGAGAAGTCCTACCACGTGAAGAAGAAGGTCTGCTCGTCTTGCGGCTTCGGTAAGTCGAAGAAGCGTCGGAGCTACGCCTGGCAGTCGAAGTCCGGCGACAACTAA
- the purF gene encoding amidophosphoribosyltransferase has product MVTGRDDSHHHIGGPTEKCGVVGVALGGRDAARPLYYSLYALQHRGQESAGIVTHDGFQQHSHVQMGLVGDAFDADDLDGLKGQAGIGHVRYPTAGDVSKSCAQPFAVSFKSGSLGLAHNGNLVNADELRDELENFGHAFTSTGDTEVIAHDLARNLLEEDLVRAVKRTMERIHGSYALTIMHDETVLGVRDPEGNRPLCIGKLDDGYVLASESAAIDTLDGELVRDVKPGELVVLDPDGSGFDSYQLVERDNTAHCFFEHIYFARPDSVMNDTLVYEVRRGLGRKLWDENGVDTDVVMPVPDSGRAFASGYAEAAQEDDATVEFAEGLMKNRYVGRTFIMPTQDERERAVRLKLNPIKSTVEGKSVTLIDDSIVRGTTSNQLVQLLYDAGATEVHMRIGAPPIVAPCYMGINMATREELIASDKSVEEVRDTIDADSLGYLSIDSVAEVLEKSRADLCLGCVTGEYPYDIDGEETDRDVSRPVVGAEAPLSD; this is encoded by the coding sequence ATGGTAACTGGGCGGGACGACTCCCACCACCACATCGGCGGACCGACCGAGAAGTGCGGTGTCGTCGGCGTCGCACTCGGCGGTCGAGACGCCGCACGGCCCCTGTACTACTCGCTGTACGCCCTCCAGCACCGGGGCCAAGAGTCCGCAGGCATCGTCACCCACGACGGGTTCCAACAGCACAGTCACGTCCAGATGGGTCTCGTCGGCGACGCGTTCGACGCCGACGACCTCGACGGTCTGAAGGGTCAGGCCGGCATCGGCCACGTCCGCTACCCCACCGCGGGCGACGTGTCGAAGTCGTGCGCCCAGCCGTTCGCCGTCTCCTTCAAATCGGGGTCGCTCGGCCTCGCGCACAACGGCAACCTCGTCAACGCCGACGAACTCCGCGACGAACTGGAGAACTTCGGTCACGCGTTCACCTCCACGGGTGACACCGAGGTCATCGCCCACGACCTCGCGCGCAACCTCCTCGAAGAGGACCTCGTCCGCGCCGTCAAGCGGACGATGGAGCGCATCCACGGCTCGTACGCGCTCACCATCATGCACGACGAGACGGTCCTCGGCGTGCGCGACCCCGAAGGAAATCGACCGCTCTGTATCGGGAAACTCGACGACGGCTACGTGCTCGCCTCCGAGTCGGCCGCCATCGACACGCTCGACGGCGAACTCGTCCGCGACGTGAAACCGGGCGAACTCGTCGTCCTCGACCCCGACGGAAGCGGCTTCGACTCGTATCAACTGGTCGAACGCGACAACACCGCCCACTGCTTTTTCGAACACATCTACTTCGCCCGCCCGGACTCCGTGATGAACGACACGCTCGTCTACGAGGTCCGCCGCGGACTCGGCCGGAAACTCTGGGACGAAAACGGCGTCGACACCGACGTTGTCATGCCCGTCCCCGACTCGGGCCGCGCGTTCGCCTCCGGCTATGCCGAGGCCGCCCAAGAGGACGACGCGACCGTCGAGTTCGCCGAGGGACTGATGAAGAACCGCTACGTCGGCCGGACGTTCATCATGCCGACCCAAGACGAGCGCGAGCGCGCCGTCCGCCTCAAGCTCAACCCCATCAAGAGCACCGTCGAGGGCAAGTCCGTGACGCTCATCGACGACAGCATCGTCCGCGGGACGACCTCGAACCAGCTCGTCCAACTGCTGTACGACGCCGGCGCGACCGAGGTCCACATGCGCATCGGCGCGCCGCCCATCGTCGCGCCCTGCTACATGGGTATCAACATGGCCACCCGTGAGGAACTCATCGCCTCGGACAAATCCGTCGAGGAGGTCCGCGACACCATCGACGCCGACAGTCTCGGCTACCTCTCTATCGACTCTGTGGCCGAGGTGCTCGAAAAGTCCCGCGCCGACCTCTGTCTCGGTTGTGTCACCGGCGAGTATCCCTACGACATCGACGGCGAGGAGACCGACCGCGACGTGAGTCGCCCCGTCGTCGGTGCCGAAGCGCCGCTGAGCGACTGA
- a CDS encoding DUF420 domain-containing protein: MEFRARDHVRGLTAILSVLSLALVFGAVLGAIPRAAIPTVPEAVLNAIPHVNAVISTVAIVTILAGVRFVRRGEIERHRRMMLTSFLLFATFLVLYLYKVVVQGTAEFPGPDAVYQFVYLPTLAIHILLAVVCVPVVYYALLLALTRPITEVFGTEHARFGRVAASLWLVSFVLGNVVYVLLYVVY; the protein is encoded by the coding sequence ATGGAGTTCCGAGCACGCGACCACGTCCGCGGACTGACTGCGATTCTCTCGGTGCTGTCGCTCGCGCTCGTCTTCGGCGCGGTGCTCGGCGCGATTCCTCGCGCCGCGATTCCGACTGTTCCCGAAGCCGTGCTGAACGCGATTCCGCACGTGAACGCGGTCATCAGCACCGTCGCCATCGTCACCATTCTCGCTGGCGTCCGGTTTGTCCGCCGCGGTGAAATCGAGCGCCACCGGCGCATGATGCTCACGTCGTTCCTCCTCTTTGCGACGTTCCTCGTCCTCTATCTCTACAAGGTCGTCGTCCAGGGGACCGCCGAGTTCCCCGGCCCCGACGCAGTCTACCAGTTCGTCTACCTCCCGACGCTGGCGATTCACATCCTCCTCGCAGTCGTCTGTGTCCCCGTCGTCTACTACGCGCTGCTGTTGGCACTGACACGACCGATAACCGAGGTCTTCGGGACCGAACACGCTCGATTCGGCCGGGTCGCCGCGTCGCTGTGGCTCGTGTCGTTCGTCCTCGGAAACGTCGTCTACGTCCTCCTCTACGTCGTCTACTGA
- a CDS encoding multiprotein-bridging factor 1 family protein, producing MAKYSTNRGGGGGDGDSCELCGRSTAKLRRANVAGADLLVCPDCAPHGENRHADRKSESTDASRDGSERNRKKRAAQRTAKMYDSAKGDSKHWEEKGTNYEKDRLPYLVSGYGGVVESARQDAGLQLADLADELDLDEKQLLAIEQGRATRANVGGSAIRALEERLDVTLVDE from the coding sequence ATGGCCAAGTACTCGACCAACCGGGGCGGTGGTGGCGGCGACGGCGACAGTTGCGAACTCTGCGGTCGCAGCACCGCGAAGCTCCGGCGTGCGAACGTGGCCGGCGCGGACCTGCTCGTCTGCCCGGACTGCGCGCCGCACGGCGAGAACCGCCACGCGGACCGAAAGAGCGAGTCGACCGACGCCTCGCGCGACGGTTCCGAGCGGAACCGCAAGAAACGCGCCGCCCAGCGGACGGCCAAGATGTACGACAGCGCGAAAGGGGACTCCAAACACTGGGAGGAGAAGGGAACGAACTACGAGAAAGACCGGCTTCCCTACCTCGTCTCCGGCTACGGCGGCGTCGTCGAGTCCGCCCGGCAGGACGCCGGCCTCCAACTCGCCGACCTCGCCGACGAACTCGACCTCGACGAGAAGCAACTGCTCGCCATCGAGCAGGGCCGCGCCACCCGGGCGAACGTCGGCGGCTCGGCCATCCGCGCCCTCGAAGAGCGCCTCGACGTGACCCTCGTCGACGAGTAG
- a CDS encoding alanine--tRNA ligase-related protein, producing the protein MSDSLASESPTVRAFDATVTRVDGRSVVLDETYFYPEGGGQPADRGVLGGVDVEHVRTDADGTVVHDLAADPDFVAGDEVTGVVDDNFRTYCMRAHTASHVLYGAGRRIFDDLGYGGFDISAEKVRVDFETSTEVDDDALVELERLVNRAVWDSREVTWEEIPVADAREREEIAFNVKTEEGVFADSESVRVVSIDGWDWAACGGTHVSNTVEIGPVEVLSRSNPGEGLTRVEFAVGASAIDRRAAVRGSTYEAARALGTNLDGLGETAATVAAAREELESELADLKSEVLRSRLADFETVERDGLTWKVGAVSGFDANEVGDAAKESRDGADVLVAVGESDAPFVVVASAGDAAAGDVVAEVTDEFGGGGGGGPTFAQGGGLGAPADEVLAYLRD; encoded by the coding sequence ATGTCCGACTCACTCGCATCCGAGTCCCCGACGGTCCGGGCGTTCGACGCGACGGTGACGCGCGTCGACGGTCGGTCGGTCGTCCTCGACGAGACGTACTTCTACCCCGAAGGCGGCGGTCAGCCCGCGGACCGGGGCGTTCTCGGCGGCGTCGACGTCGAACACGTCCGCACGGACGCCGACGGCACGGTCGTCCACGACCTCGCGGCCGACCCCGACTTCGTCGCTGGCGACGAGGTGACCGGCGTCGTCGACGACAACTTCCGAACGTACTGCATGCGGGCGCACACCGCGAGTCACGTTCTCTACGGCGCGGGTCGCCGCATCTTCGACGACCTCGGCTACGGTGGCTTCGACATCTCCGCGGAGAAGGTCCGCGTCGATTTCGAGACCTCGACCGAGGTCGACGACGACGCGCTCGTCGAACTGGAGCGTCTCGTCAATCGAGCGGTGTGGGACAGTCGCGAGGTGACGTGGGAGGAGATACCCGTCGCGGACGCCCGCGAGCGCGAGGAAATCGCGTTCAACGTCAAGACCGAGGAGGGCGTCTTCGCCGACTCCGAGTCGGTGCGAGTCGTCTCAATCGACGGCTGGGACTGGGCGGCCTGCGGCGGGACGCACGTCTCGAACACCGTCGAAATCGGGCCGGTCGAGGTGCTCAGCCGGTCGAACCCCGGCGAGGGACTCACCCGCGTCGAGTTCGCGGTCGGTGCCTCGGCTATCGACCGCCGCGCCGCGGTCCGTGGGTCCACCTACGAGGCCGCCCGAGCGCTCGGCACGAACCTCGACGGACTCGGAGAGACCGCCGCCACCGTCGCGGCCGCGCGCGAAGAACTGGAGTCCGAACTCGCCGACCTGAAGTCCGAGGTACTGCGCTCCCGTCTCGCGGACTTCGAGACGGTCGAACGCGACGGGCTGACGTGGAAAGTCGGTGCAGTCTCCGGCTTCGACGCGAACGAGGTCGGCGACGCGGCCAAGGAGTCCCGCGACGGTGCGGACGTGCTCGTCGCCGTCGGCGAATCCGACGCGCCCTTCGTCGTCGTCGCCAGCGCCGGCGACGCGGCCGCCGGCGACGTCGTTGCCGAGGTGACAGACGAGTTCGGTGGCGGCGGCGGCGGGGGACCGACCTTCGCACAGGGCGGCGGTCTCGGCGCGCCGGCCGACGAGGTACTGGCGTACCTACGCGACTGA
- a CDS encoding acyl-CoA dehydrogenase family protein, with translation METVGSATGLTDEQRAIRDVVHEFAVEEIRPTAREADETETFPEDVWDGLAELDLTGLTVPEEYGGFGADRATYAVVNEEVAYGQLAVATALSVHCLATECIAEFATEEQKETWLPEMARGRPVGMFGLSEPDAGSNPAEMSTVARREGDEYVINGKKQWITNGQRGGVCILFAKTDPDDPSSVTQFLVPKEAGYEVGKKEEKLGLRASDTTALLFDDVRIPAENRLTEEGKGLSAAFRILTGGRIGIASQAVGLAQAALDDAIDYANEREQFDKPISKIQAIRHKIADMGTQVHASRMLVREAARIADAGDDPRTAASIAKYFASEAAVDVTNEAVQVHGGYGYTTDFDVERYYRDSKITTIYEGTSEIQKEIIARSLLD, from the coding sequence ATGGAAACCGTAGGGTCTGCCACGGGTCTGACCGACGAGCAACGGGCCATCCGCGACGTGGTCCACGAGTTCGCCGTCGAGGAGATTCGCCCGACTGCGCGTGAGGCCGACGAGACGGAGACGTTCCCGGAGGACGTGTGGGACGGCCTCGCCGAACTCGACCTGACCGGGCTGACCGTCCCCGAGGAGTACGGCGGGTTCGGTGCCGACCGCGCCACCTACGCCGTCGTCAACGAGGAGGTCGCCTACGGCCAACTCGCCGTCGCCACCGCGCTCTCCGTGCACTGTCTCGCCACCGAGTGCATCGCCGAGTTCGCTACCGAGGAGCAGAAGGAGACGTGGTTGCCCGAGATGGCCCGCGGTCGACCGGTCGGGATGTTCGGCCTCTCCGAGCCGGACGCCGGGTCGAACCCCGCGGAGATGTCGACGGTCGCCCGGCGAGAGGGCGACGAGTACGTCATCAACGGGAAAAAGCAGTGGATAACGAACGGCCAGCGCGGCGGCGTCTGCATCCTCTTCGCCAAGACCGACCCCGACGACCCGTCGTCGGTCACGCAGTTCCTCGTCCCGAAGGAGGCCGGCTACGAGGTCGGCAAGAAAGAGGAGAAACTCGGCCTCCGCGCGTCCGACACGACGGCGCTCCTCTTCGACGACGTGCGTATCCCGGCCGAAAACCGGCTCACTGAGGAGGGTAAGGGCCTCTCAGCCGCCTTCCGAATCCTGACCGGCGGCCGCATCGGCATCGCCTCGCAGGCCGTGGGACTCGCGCAGGCCGCGCTCGACGACGCCATCGACTACGCGAACGAGCGCGAGCAGTTCGACAAGCCCATCTCGAAGATTCAGGCGATTCGCCACAAAATCGCCGACATGGGCACGCAGGTTCACGCCTCGCGGATGCTCGTCCGCGAGGCCGCCCGCATCGCCGACGCCGGCGACGACCCGCGGACCGCGGCGTCCATCGCGAAGTACTTCGCCAGCGAGGCCGCGGTCGACGTGACGAACGAGGCCGTACAGGTCCACGGCGGCTACGGCTACACCACCGATTTCGACGTGGAGCGCTACTACCGCGACTCGAAGATTACGACCATCTACGAGGGGACCAGCGAGATTCAAAAGGAGATTATCGCGCGGTCGCTTCTCGACTGA
- a CDS encoding HAD family hydrolase, with the protein MTLPDLSAFDAVVYDLDGTIVRLRVDWDDAARDAAAVLRNAGVDADSLDLWKMLDAADEAGVRDELERELAAHEREGAWVSDRLPLADHLADDGVPSGVCSLNAEDACRVALDVHDLTGHVDAVVGRDTVATQKPDPEPLLTTLERMAVDPDSAVFVGDSARDEVTADRAGVAFRYVDGGPSGV; encoded by the coding sequence ATGACGCTCCCCGACCTCTCGGCGTTCGACGCCGTCGTCTACGACCTCGATGGGACAATCGTCCGGCTCCGCGTCGACTGGGACGACGCCGCCCGCGACGCCGCGGCCGTCCTGCGGAACGCCGGCGTCGACGCCGACTCGCTGGACCTCTGGAAGATGCTCGACGCGGCCGACGAGGCCGGCGTCCGCGACGAGTTGGAGCGGGAGCTCGCGGCACACGAGCGAGAAGGCGCGTGGGTCTCAGACCGCCTCCCGCTCGCGGACCACCTCGCCGACGACGGCGTCCCCTCCGGCGTCTGCTCGCTCAACGCCGAGGACGCCTGCCGGGTCGCGCTCGACGTGCACGACCTCACGGGGCACGTCGACGCCGTCGTCGGCCGCGACACCGTGGCGACGCAGAAGCCCGACCCAGAGCCGTTGCTCACGACGCTCGAACGCATGGCGGTCGACCCCGACTCGGCCGTGTTCGTCGGCGATTCCGCCCGCGACGAGGTAACCGCCGACCGCGCCGGCGTCGCCTTCAGATACGTCGATGGCGGTCCCTCCGGGGTCTGA
- a CDS encoding DUF6249 domain-containing protein has translation MVPIQSTFGLGDALFFVPFVFILVVVLAFAGAVVYLEHRKEMALIERGQYDEVSRDSRAWILGGGLLVLALGLGSVVSALLSGGAVGDGVTAVFVGLAALAYYFYKRRAVGTTVA, from the coding sequence ATGGTTCCCATTCAGTCCACGTTCGGCCTCGGCGACGCGCTGTTCTTCGTGCCGTTCGTCTTCATCCTCGTCGTCGTGCTCGCGTTCGCCGGCGCGGTGGTCTATCTCGAACACAGAAAGGAGATGGCGCTCATCGAGCGCGGCCAGTACGACGAGGTCAGCCGCGACTCGCGGGCGTGGATTCTCGGCGGCGGCCTGCTCGTCCTCGCGCTCGGCCTCGGGAGCGTCGTCTCGGCGCTCCTCTCCGGCGGCGCGGTCGGCGACGGCGTGACCGCGGTGTTCGTCGGTCTCGCGGCGCTCGCGTACTACTTCTACAAGCGCCGCGCGGTCGGGACGACCGTCGCCTGA
- a CDS encoding RtcB family protein translates to METREFGDIELRRVREHVWEIPQEGEMNAPARVLASEALLDHIGDDKTLEQLRNATHLPGITKHAICMPDGHQGYGFPVGGVGATDATDGCISPGAVGYDINCGVRMMTTNLTYEDLKGHEEELVDALFEAVPSGLGGGGVVKGDAETIEDILARGMQWAVDAGYATEDDLAHCEDEGFRDDARPEFVSQKAKDRGRNQIGSLGSGNHFLEVQRVTDIYREDVAESFGLEADQIVVLIHCGSRGLGHQTCTDYLRRIEKEHKDLLDDLPDKELAAAPAGSELAEEYYGAMCAAINFAWVNRQLIMHRTREVFADVFDRDWRDMEMRLLYDVAHNIAKKEVHTVDGEERELYVHRKGATRAFPAGRPELPPAYADVGQPVIIPGSMGAGSYVLRGGEQSLDLTFGSTAHGAGRLMSRTKAKQEYWGETVQDELREQEKIYVKAQSGATVAEEAPGVYKDVDEVVRVSDELGIGDKVARTFPVCNIKG, encoded by the coding sequence ATGGAAACGCGCGAGTTCGGCGACATCGAACTGCGACGAGTTCGCGAGCACGTCTGGGAGATTCCGCAGGAGGGCGAGATGAACGCCCCCGCGCGGGTGCTGGCCTCCGAGGCGCTGCTCGACCACATCGGCGACGACAAGACGCTCGAACAGCTGCGGAACGCGACGCACCTGCCGGGTATCACCAAACACGCCATCTGCATGCCCGACGGCCACCAGGGCTACGGCTTCCCCGTCGGCGGCGTCGGCGCGACCGACGCTACGGACGGCTGTATCTCGCCCGGCGCGGTCGGCTACGACATCAACTGCGGCGTCCGCATGATGACGACGAACCTCACCTACGAGGACCTCAAGGGCCACGAGGAGGAACTCGTCGACGCCCTGTTCGAGGCCGTCCCCTCGGGCCTCGGCGGCGGCGGCGTCGTCAAGGGCGACGCCGAGACCATCGAGGACATCCTCGCCCGCGGGATGCAGTGGGCGGTCGACGCCGGCTACGCCACGGAAGACGACCTCGCCCACTGCGAGGACGAGGGCTTCCGCGACGACGCCCGCCCGGAGTTCGTCTCCCAGAAGGCGAAAGACCGCGGCCGCAACCAAATCGGCAGCCTCGGCTCCGGAAACCACTTCCTCGAAGTCCAGCGCGTCACCGACATCTACCGCGAGGACGTGGCCGAGTCGTTCGGCCTCGAAGCCGACCAAATCGTCGTCCTCATCCACTGCGGCTCCCGCGGACTCGGCCACCAGACCTGCACCGACTACCTCCGGCGCATCGAGAAGGAACACAAGGACCTGCTCGACGACTTGCCGGACAAGGAACTCGCGGCCGCGCCCGCCGGCTCCGAACTCGCCGAGGAGTACTACGGCGCGATGTGCGCCGCCATCAACTTCGCGTGGGTGAATCGACAGCTCATCATGCACCGCACGCGCGAGGTGTTCGCCGACGTGTTCGACCGCGACTGGCGCGACATGGAGATGCGTCTGTTGTACGACGTGGCGCACAACATCGCCAAGAAGGAGGTCCACACAGTAGACGGCGAGGAGCGCGAACTCTACGTCCACCGGAAGGGCGCGACGCGGGCGTTCCCCGCGGGCCGACCCGAACTGCCGCCCGCCTACGCCGACGTGGGCCAGCCGGTCATCATCCCCGGCAGCATGGGCGCGGGTAGCTACGTCCTCCGCGGCGGCGAGCAGTCGCTCGACCTCACCTTCGGCTCGACGGCCCACGGTGCGGGCCGACTCATGAGCCGAACCAAGGCGAAACAGGAGTACTGGGGCGAGACGGTACAGGACGAACTCCGCGAACAGGAGAAGATATACGTGAAGGCCCAGTCGGGCGCGACGGTCGCCGAGGAAGCGCCGGGCGTCTACAAGGACGTTGACGAGGTCGTCCGCGTCTCCGACGAGTTGGGCATCGGTGACAAGGTCGCGCGGACGTTCCCCGTCTGCAACATCAAGGGCTGA
- a CDS encoding archease, with the protein MGFTLRDHTADVAVEADGESLGAVFAAVADGLTAAMCDDPAETGDRFSFAVRAEGREALLFDYLDQLIYERDVRGVLPAAHEATVRREDDEWVVEASARGVPFADVDARDVKAVTYSEMRLAETDAGWEAYVVFDV; encoded by the coding sequence ATGGGATTTACGCTCCGCGACCACACCGCCGACGTGGCCGTCGAGGCCGACGGCGAGAGCCTCGGTGCCGTCTTCGCCGCCGTCGCCGACGGGCTCACCGCCGCGATGTGCGACGACCCCGCCGAGACGGGCGACCGCTTTTCGTTCGCCGTCCGCGCGGAGGGCCGTGAGGCGCTGTTATTCGACTACCTCGACCAACTCATCTACGAGCGCGACGTGCGCGGCGTCCTCCCCGCGGCCCACGAGGCGACCGTCCGGCGGGAGGACGACGAGTGGGTCGTCGAGGCGTCCGCGCGCGGCGTCCCCTTCGCCGACGTGGACGCCCGCGACGTGAAGGCAGTCACCTACTCCGAGATGCGACTGGCGGAAACCGACGCCGGCTGGGAGGCGTACGTCGTCTTCGACGTGTGA
- a CDS encoding N-acetyltransferase, whose protein sequence is MSVNVEMRVDAPGQREYAEEAWDLKERIRVEEGLLKQRRGFFMDAYRRSNTYLLYENDALVAFASTRRDGYILFLAVSPDARGEGYGKRLVAEVAREHPVVTCHARTTNTNALDFYERMGFEVRRRIDNYYEDGGAAFYLRLGEEAGLREKLSEFLRR, encoded by the coding sequence GTGAGCGTCAACGTGGAGATGCGGGTCGACGCCCCCGGCCAGCGCGAGTACGCCGAGGAGGCGTGGGACCTGAAAGAGCGGATTCGGGTCGAGGAGGGGCTCCTGAAACAGCGCCGGGGCTTCTTCATGGACGCCTACCGCCGGTCGAACACGTATCTCCTCTACGAAAACGACGCGCTCGTCGCGTTCGCGTCCACGCGGCGCGACGGCTACATCCTCTTTCTCGCGGTCTCGCCCGACGCCCGCGGCGAGGGCTACGGCAAGCGCCTCGTCGCCGAGGTCGCGAGGGAGCATCCGGTCGTGACCTGTCACGCCCGGACGACGAACACGAACGCGCTCGACTTCTACGAGCGGATGGGCTTCGAGGTCCGCCGCCGCATCGACAACTACTACGAGGACGGCGGGGCCGCCTTCTACCTCAGACTCGGCGAGGAAGCCGGACTCAGAGAGAAGCTCTCGGAGTTCCTCCGCCGGTAA
- a CDS encoding sugar phosphate isomerase/epimerase, whose product MYIGVLTVPLGDEPLDDALDYLSGIGVDGVELAVGGWPGEDHVDRSAVLADDDAQADLLDSVESRDLQISALATHNNPLHPVEETAAEADTELREAIELADALDVNTVTCFSGLPAGGPNDEVPNWITAPWPTEHADAHDYQWEVAVEYWSDLAAFADDHGVDIAIEMHPNMLVYEPTGMLKLREATNERIGANFDPSHLYWQDISITDAIRFLGEEDAIHHFHAKDTKVYESESRIKGVLDTTSYADTADRSWLFRSIGYGHDEGHWKDVVSTLRMVGYEGALSIEHEDALTSSKEGLEKAVDVLSRAVFETQPGEAYWAE is encoded by the coding sequence ATGTACATCGGAGTGCTCACCGTCCCGCTCGGAGACGAACCCCTCGACGACGCGCTCGACTATCTGTCCGGTATCGGCGTCGACGGCGTCGAACTCGCCGTCGGCGGCTGGCCCGGCGAGGACCACGTCGACCGAAGCGCCGTCCTCGCGGACGACGACGCGCAGGCCGACCTCCTCGATTCGGTCGAGAGCCGAGACCTGCAAATCAGCGCGCTCGCGACGCACAACAACCCGCTGCACCCCGTCGAGGAGACGGCCGCCGAGGCCGACACCGAACTCCGCGAGGCCATCGAACTCGCAGACGCCCTCGACGTGAACACCGTCACCTGTTTCTCTGGGCTCCCCGCCGGCGGTCCGAACGACGAAGTACCGAACTGGATTACTGCGCCGTGGCCGACCGAGCACGCCGACGCCCACGACTACCAGTGGGAGGTCGCCGTCGAATACTGGTCCGACCTCGCCGCGTTCGCCGACGACCACGGCGTCGACATCGCCATCGAGATGCACCCGAACATGCTCGTCTACGAACCGACGGGCATGCTGAAGCTCCGCGAGGCGACGAACGAGCGCATCGGCGCGAACTTCGACCCCTCGCACCTCTACTGGCAGGACATCTCCATCACCGACGCGATTCGATTCCTCGGCGAGGAGGACGCCATCCACCACTTCCACGCGAAGGACACGAAGGTGTACGAGTCCGAGTCGCGCATCAAAGGCGTCCTCGACACGACCTCCTACGCGGACACCGCCGACCGCTCGTGGCTGTTCCGCTCTATCGGCTACGGTCACGACGAGGGCCACTGGAAGGACGTGGTCTCGACGCTCCGGATGGTCGGCTACGAGGGCGCGCTCTCCATCGAACACGAGGACGCGCTCACGTCGTCCAAGGAGGGCCTCGAAAAGGCCGTCGACGTGCTCTCGCGCGCCGTCTTCGAGACGCAACCCGGCGAAGCCTACTGGGCGGAGTAA